Proteins encoded by one window of Blautia luti:
- the codY gene encoding GTP-sensing pleiotropic transcriptional regulator CodY: MSVQLLDKTRKINKLLHNSSSSKVVFNDICQVLMETLSSNILVLSKKGKVLGVSLCPGVEEITELIEDKVGGYVDSLLNERFLGVLSTKENVNLQTLGFEHVSGSYQGIINPIDIAGERLGTVFMYRFDKPYDIEDIIVSEYGTTVVGLEMMRAVHEENAEEDRKQQVVKSAFNTLSFSELEAIIHIFDELDGDEGILVASKIADRVGITRSVIVNALRKFESAGVIESRSSGMKGTYIKVLNEVIFDELEEIKAQRNKK; this comes from the coding sequence ATGAGCGTTCAGTTGCTGGATAAAACAAGAAAAATCAACAAACTTCTGCATAACAGCAGTTCCAGTAAGGTAGTTTTCAACGATATCTGCCAGGTCCTGATGGAAACCCTGAGTTCTAATATTCTGGTGCTCAGTAAGAAAGGAAAGGTTCTGGGCGTCAGTTTATGTCCAGGAGTGGAAGAAATTACAGAGCTTATTGAGGATAAGGTCGGAGGTTATGTGGACTCCTTATTAAATGAAAGATTTCTTGGTGTTCTGTCCACGAAAGAGAACGTGAATCTTCAGACATTAGGATTTGAGCATGTTTCAGGAAGCTATCAGGGAATCATCAATCCTATTGATATTGCAGGTGAAAGACTGGGTACTGTATTTATGTATCGTTTCGATAAACCGTATGATATTGAGGATATTATCGTCAGTGAATATGGAACTACAGTGGTAGGACTTGAGATGATGCGTGCTGTCCATGAAGAGAATGCCGAAGAAGACAGGAAACAGCAGGTAGTGAAATCAGCCTTTAATACACTTTCCTTCTCCGAACTGGAAGCGATCATCCACATTTTTGATGAGCTGGACGGGGATGAGGGAATCCTGGTTGCCAGCAAGATCGCAGACCGCGTGGGAATCACCCGATCTGTTATTGTAAATGCACTGAGGAAATTTGAAAGTGCAGGTGTGATCGAATCCAGATCTTCCGGTATGAAGGGAACCTACATTAAGGTACTCAATGAAGTGATCTTTGATGAACTGGAAGAGATCAAGGCACAGAGAAATAAGAAATAA